The DNA segment CGCATCCAACAATCTCTTTTTCAAGCCATCGCTCGTGGCGGCTCGAAAACAGTATTAAGCTGTCGTTTTCTTTCATTATTCGATCCGCTTTTGCCTTGAGATCCTTTACCTGTAGTTCGCTGAGTTCTCCTTCAAAAACGCTATTCTGTATCCACGAGAGATATTTGCGGCAGAGCTTTAGCATCTTCCCTACCCTTTTCTCTCCAACATCGTACACCAAAATTACATACATTGTATTGCATTTTAGGATTACCACCAAATTTTAAACGGACGGTATTCTTCTATTTCCAAAACATGCTTGGCTAGCTTGTAGCATTCCAGCCTAATCAGCTGCTTGTAGCTAACGCTTCGGTTTAAGGTACGGTGCTTGATGGTTTCGCTTAACCGCTTTTCCCATTCTTCTACAACTTTTTTGCGAGAGTTTGGCCTTAGTAGGCACCCGTTAAGGGTATGCTCGAAGTCTGATTTCTGCAGCTGCTTGCGGTTGAACATCGCAAAGATCAGCCTGTCGGCCAAAAGTGGCTTAAATATCTCGGCCAAATCAAGAGCTAGCGAGTAACGTCGTTCGCCGGGCTGATGCAGAAAACTGATCGTAGGATTTAGCTGGGTATGGTATATGGCATCTAGACATACGCTGTAGCAAAGAGTGTTTACGAACGAAATCATGGCGTTAACCTCGTTCGATGGCGGACGCTTGGCCCTATTCCCCATCTCAAACCCATCAATAATACCATCGAAGGTGGTGTAGTAGGTCATTCTGATGTTTCCTTCTATTCCCATCAGCTCGTCAACCTCTGTTGTCGAAGCAATCTGAGCG comes from the Acetobacteroides hydrogenigenes genome and includes:
- the cas1b gene encoding type I-B CRISPR-associated endonuclease Cas1b, which produces MKRTYYLFNPGRLSRKDNTLKFTPINEDGGEGQPRYIPIETVDNLFAFGSLDANSAMYNFLGKNQVSVHFFDYYEHYTGSFMPKDYLLSGKMLLKQCEHNQKKKKRMAIAQQLISGAAHNILKNIRYYNTRGRSFDEAIQQIEGYAAQIASTTEVDELMGIEGNIRMTYYTTFDGIIDGFEMGNRAKRPPSNEVNAMISFVNTLCYSVCLDAIYHTQLNPTISFLHQPGERRYSLALDLAEIFKPLLADRLIFAMFNRKQLQKSDFEHTLNGCLLRPNSRKKVVEEWEKRLSETIKHRTLNRSVSYKQLIRLECYKLAKHVLEIEEYRPFKIWW
- the cas2 gene encoding CRISPR-associated endonuclease Cas2, whose amino-acid sequence is MYVILVYDVGEKRVGKMLKLCRKYLSWIQNSVFEGELSELQVKDLKAKADRIMKENDSLILFSSRHERWLEKEIVGCEKASTDNFI